A genomic window from Aythya fuligula isolate bAytFul2 chromosome 15, bAytFul2.pri, whole genome shotgun sequence includes:
- the NT5M gene encoding 5'(3')-deoxyribonucleotidase, mitochondrial translates to MILLSSILHLRPPRRCGPLAGLGRGPGPIAGSRRALRVLVDMDGVLADFEGGFLKKFRARYPDKPYIALEDRRGFWVSEQYGRLGPELSEKAISIWESKNFFIELDPLPGAVEAVKQMANMADTDVFICTSPIKKYRYCPYEKYAWVEKHFGPEFLEQIVLTRDKTVVSADLLIDDRPDITGAELNPSWEHVLFTACHNRHLQLKPPSRRLQSWTDDWRAILDSKRLPPGRAT, encoded by the exons ATGATTTTGCTGAGCAGCATCTTGCACCTCCGCCCCCCCCGGCGCTGTGGCCCcttggcagggctgggcagggggccCGGCCCCATAGCGGGGTCCCGCAGGGCTCTGCGGGTGCTGGTGGACATGGACGGGGTGCTGGCCGACTTCGAGGGAGGCTTCCTCAAGAAATTCAGGGCCAGGTACCCCGACAAGCCCTACATTGCCCTGGAGGACCGGAGGGGCTTTTGGGTGTCGGAGCAATACGGGCGCCTGGGACCCGAGCTGAGC GAGAAAGCCATCAGCATCTGGGAATCGAAGAACTTCTTCATCGAGCTGGACCCGCTCCCCGGTGCTGTGGAAGCTGTGAAGCAAATGGCAAATATGGCAGA CACTGACGTGTTCATCTGCACGAGCCCTATCAAGAAGTACCGCTACTGCCCTTACGAGAAG TACGCCTGGGTGGAGAAGCACTTCGGCCCCGAGTTCCTCGAGCAGATCGTTCTGACACGAGATAAGACGGTGGTTTCTGCTGACCTGCTTATCGACGACAGGCCTGACATCACAG GGGCCGAGCTGAACCCCAGCTGGGAGCACGTGCTCTTCACAGCCTGCCACAACAGGCACCTGCAGCTGAAGCCCCCCAGCCGCCGCCTGCAGTCCTGGACTGACGACTGGAGGGCCATTCTGGACAGCAAACGGCTGCCGCCCGGCCGGGCCACCTAA